A genomic window from Glycine max cultivar Williams 82 chromosome 17, Glycine_max_v4.0, whole genome shotgun sequence includes:
- the LOC100813727 gene encoding 17.9 kDa class II heat shock protein, producing the protein MDFRVMSLESPLFHTLQHMMDMPDDSAGDNKTYNAPTRSYVRDAKAMAATPADVKEYSNSYMFEIDMPGLKSGDIKVQVEDDNVLLISGERKRNEEKEGAKYLRIERRVGKLMRKFVLPENANTDAVSAVCQDGGA; encoded by the coding sequence ATGGATTTCAGGGTGATGAGTTTGGAGTCTCCACTGTTTCACACGCTGCAACACATGATGGACATGCCAGACGACTCTGCAGGGGACAACAAGACATACAATGCTCCGACACGGTCATATGTGCGAGACGCCAAGGCAATGGCTGCAACACCTGCGGATGTGAAGGAGTATTCGAATTCTTACATGTTCGAGATAGACATGCCCGGTTTGAAATCTGGGGACATAAAGGTTCAGGTTGAAGACGACAACGTGCTTCTGATTAGTGGGGAGAGAAAGAGGaacgaagaaaaagaaggagcaAAGTATCTCAGAATCGAGAGAAGGGTTGGGAAGTTAATGCGCAAGTTTGTGCTACCTGAGAATGCTAACACGGACGCTGTTTCAGCAGTGTGCCAAGATGGGGGTGCTTAG
- the LOC100797365 gene encoding solute carrier family 25 member 44 isoform X1 has protein sequence MSSIPTTTYEDSSAVNISEFQPQSHAPKEIEWHMLDKSKFFFLGAALFSSLSAALYPAVVLKTRQQVSSAKISCRNMSRAIIRYEGFRGFYRGFGTSLMGTIPARALYMSALEVTKSNVGTATAHLGFSDASAAAIANAAGGVASAMAAQLVWTPVDVVSQRLMVQESNKMCYRNGFDAFRKILGVEGPRGFYRGFGVSIVTYAPSNAVWWASYSMVNRLIWGVFGGCGNSNFGRDSKVMVGVQGLSAVMASGVSTIVTMPLDTIKTRLQVLDAEEINGRRRPLTLVQAVHNLVKEGGILACYRGLGPRWASMSMSAATMITTYEFLKRVSAKNLDRFIV, from the exons ATGAGTTCGATTCCAACAACCACCTACGAAGATTCTTCAGCAGTTAACATTTCAGAATTCCAACCTCAATCTCACGCACCGAAGGAAATTGAGTGGCACATGCTCGACAAGTCAAAGTTCTTCTTCCTGGGAGCAGCCTTGTTCTCCTCTCTCTCCGCCGCCCTCTACCCCGCCGTGGTCTTGAAGACACGTCAGCAAGTTTCCTCCGCCAAAATCTCGTGCCGCAACATGTCACGCGCCATCATTCGCTACGAGGGTTTCCGAGGTTTCTACCGAGGTTTCGGCACTTCCTTAATGGGAACAATCCCCGCACGTGCGCTTTACATGTCTGCGCTTGAAGTCACGAAGAGCAACGTCGGCACCGCCACCGCTCACTTGGGGTTTTCCGATGCGTCGGCCGCTGCCATCGCTAATGCCGCCGGAGGCGTAGCTTCCGCCATGGCGGCACAATTGGTGTGGACCCCAGTTGATGTCGTGAGCCAAAGACTCATGGTTCAAGAAAGCaacaaaa tgTGTTACAGGAATGGTTTTGATGCATTTAGGAAAATTCTGGGTGTTGAAGGGCCAAGGGGGTTTTACAGAGGGTTTGGGGTTTCCATAGTGACTTATGCTCCCTCTAACGCAGTTTGGTGGGCTTCGTATTCAATGGTAAACAGGCTTATTTGGGGCGTGTTTGGTGGTTGTGGTAATTCAAATTTTGGACGCGATTCGAAGGTGATGGTGGGTGTGCAAGGGTTGAGTGCAGTTATGGCTAGTGGGGTTTCGACTATTGTGACTATGCCACTTGACACGATCAAGACGAGGTTGCAAGTGTTGGATGCAGAAGAGATTAATGGACGAAGGAGGCCATTGACTCTTGTGCAAGCGGTTCATAACTTGGTGAAGGAAGGGGGAATCTTGGCTTGTTACAGAGGCTTGGGACCAAGGTGGGCTTCTATGTCCATGTCTGCGGCAACCATGATTACTACCTATGAGTTCTTGAAACGCGTGTCTGCTAAGAATCTGGATAGATTCATTGTGTAG
- the LOC100797365 gene encoding solute carrier family 25 member 44 isoform X2, with protein MSSIPTTTYEDSSAVNISEFQPQSHAPKEIEWHMLDKSKFFFLGAALFSSLSAALYPAVVLKTRQQVSSAKISCRNMSRAIIRYEGFRGFYRGFGTSLMGTIPARALYMSALEVTKSNVGTATAHLGFSDASAAAIANAAGGVASAMAAQLVWTPVDVVSQRLMVQESNKSNLNLIHDLNNSELCYRNGFDAFRKILGVEGPRGFYRGFGVSIVTYAPSNAVWWASYSMVNRLIWGVFGGCGNSNFGRDSKVMVGVQGLSAVMASGVSTIVTMPLDTIKTRLQVLDAEEINGRRRPLTLVQAVHNLVKEGGILACYRGLGPRWASMSMSAATMITTYEFLKRVSAKNLDRFIV; from the exons ATGAGTTCGATTCCAACAACCACCTACGAAGATTCTTCAGCAGTTAACATTTCAGAATTCCAACCTCAATCTCACGCACCGAAGGAAATTGAGTGGCACATGCTCGACAAGTCAAAGTTCTTCTTCCTGGGAGCAGCCTTGTTCTCCTCTCTCTCCGCCGCCCTCTACCCCGCCGTGGTCTTGAAGACACGTCAGCAAGTTTCCTCCGCCAAAATCTCGTGCCGCAACATGTCACGCGCCATCATTCGCTACGAGGGTTTCCGAGGTTTCTACCGAGGTTTCGGCACTTCCTTAATGGGAACAATCCCCGCACGTGCGCTTTACATGTCTGCGCTTGAAGTCACGAAGAGCAACGTCGGCACCGCCACCGCTCACTTGGGGTTTTCCGATGCGTCGGCCGCTGCCATCGCTAATGCCGCCGGAGGCGTAGCTTCCGCCATGGCGGCACAATTGGTGTGGACCCCAGTTGATGTCGTGAGCCAAAGACTCATGGTTCAAGAAAGCaacaaaagtaatttaaatctAATCCACGATCTCAATAATTCTGAGT tgTGTTACAGGAATGGTTTTGATGCATTTAGGAAAATTCTGGGTGTTGAAGGGCCAAGGGGGTTTTACAGAGGGTTTGGGGTTTCCATAGTGACTTATGCTCCCTCTAACGCAGTTTGGTGGGCTTCGTATTCAATGGTAAACAGGCTTATTTGGGGCGTGTTTGGTGGTTGTGGTAATTCAAATTTTGGACGCGATTCGAAGGTGATGGTGGGTGTGCAAGGGTTGAGTGCAGTTATGGCTAGTGGGGTTTCGACTATTGTGACTATGCCACTTGACACGATCAAGACGAGGTTGCAAGTGTTGGATGCAGAAGAGATTAATGGACGAAGGAGGCCATTGACTCTTGTGCAAGCGGTTCATAACTTGGTGAAGGAAGGGGGAATCTTGGCTTGTTACAGAGGCTTGGGACCAAGGTGGGCTTCTATGTCCATGTCTGCGGCAACCATGATTACTACCTATGAGTTCTTGAAACGCGTGTCTGCTAAGAATCTGGATAGATTCATTGTGTAG